The following are encoded in a window of Clostridia bacterium genomic DNA:
- a CDS encoding pyridoxal phosphate-dependent aminotransferase, whose protein sequence is MENFSKRCLAVSPSLTLAITAKSNELKAKGVNVISFGVGEPDFNTPKHIVEAGKEALDKGMTKYTASSGTPVLRQAVCDKFKRDNDLVYDKTQIVVSNGAKQSLFNALQVLVDEGDEVIILAPYWLTYPELVGICGGKSVVVNCLAENEFIVNPSDLEKAITSKTKALILNSPSNPTGAVYSREQLESIAAVLRRHPNIWVVADEIYEKLVYDGNKHVSIASLDGMYDRTIVINGMSKAYAMTGWRIGFAAAPTTRVAKLMDGLQSHESSNANTPSQYASQVALNSDESFLDEMRSTFLARRNRMLEKLSTIKGVKAIHAKGAFYIMVDVSSFFGKSYNGVVIDGANKLASLIIDNVSVAVIPCEGFGAPNFIRLSYATNIEKINEGLDRIKDFLAEVK, encoded by the coding sequence ATGGAAAATTTTAGCAAAAGATGTCTTGCAGTATCGCCGAGTTTGACTTTGGCTATTACCGCAAAGAGCAACGAGTTAAAGGCAAAGGGAGTTAACGTTATATCGTTTGGCGTGGGCGAACCTGATTTTAACACTCCTAAGCATATAGTAGAAGCCGGCAAAGAAGCCTTAGATAAAGGTATGACGAAGTACACCGCAAGTTCGGGTACTCCTGTTTTGAGGCAAGCCGTATGCGATAAATTTAAGAGAGATAATGACTTAGTTTACGACAAAACTCAAATTGTAGTTAGTAACGGAGCTAAACAATCGTTATTTAACGCTTTGCAAGTGCTTGTAGACGAGGGCGACGAAGTAATTATTCTTGCGCCTTACTGGTTGACTTACCCCGAATTAGTTGGCATTTGCGGAGGCAAAAGCGTAGTTGTTAATTGTCTTGCCGAAAATGAGTTTATAGTCAATCCAAGCGACTTAGAAAAAGCCATTACGAGTAAGACTAAGGCGCTTATTCTCAATTCGCCGTCTAACCCAACAGGCGCAGTGTATTCAAGAGAACAGTTAGAAAGCATAGCAGCCGTACTAAGAAGACACCCCAACATTTGGGTAGTAGCCGACGAAATTTATGAAAAGTTAGTATATGATGGTAACAAACACGTATCTATCGCAAGTTTAGACGGTATGTACGACCGCACAATAGTTATCAACGGTATGAGCAAAGCCTACGCTATGACAGGTTGGCGTATCGGGTTTGCGGCAGCTCCCACAACAAGGGTAGCTAAACTTATGGACGGACTACAAAGCCACGAGAGCAGTAACGCTAACACTCCTTCGCAATATGCTTCGCAAGTCGCATTAAATAGCGACGAAAGTTTCTTAGACGAAATGCGCTCGACATTCTTAGCTCGTCGCAATCGTATGTTAGAGAAATTGAGTACAATTAAGGGCGTTAAAGCTATTCACGCTAAGGGCGCATTCTATATTATGGTTGACGTTTCAAGTTTCTTTGGCAAGAGCTATAACGGCGTAGTAATAGATGGCGCTAACAAACTTGCAAGCTTGATTATCGACAATGTTTCGGTTGCCGTTATTCCTTGCGAGGGTTTTGGAGCTCCAAACTTTATTAGGCTTTCCTATGCGACAAACATTGAAAAGATAAACGAAGGGCTTGACCGCATTAAAGATTTTTTGGCAGAAGTTAAATAA
- the argF gene encoding ornithine carbamoyltransferase, with the protein MKINLVGRSLLTLLDYTPEEIMYLLDLAKELKTKKQQGKVGRGLENRNIVLLFDKTSTRTRCAFETACFDEGANVTFLSNSQMGKKESLEDTAKVLGRFYDGIEYRGFEQRVVELLAKHAGVPVWNGLTDQYHPTQVLADVMTIREFVDKPLNQVKLVYVGDARNNMGNSLMIICAKLGMHFVGLAPKELFPSQDLVNQMKDLCKQTGGSVTLTDNVEEGVAGADVLYTDVWVSMGEEAQYEQRIKLLEPYRVTMDMYKKTGNKNCIFLHCLPSFHDLETSVGKDIFEKYGLKEMEVSDEVFRCENSKVFDEAENRMHTIKAIMVATIDGGRKRV; encoded by the coding sequence ATGAAAATTAATCTTGTAGGCAGAAGTTTATTGACACTCTTGGATTACACTCCCGAAGAAATTATGTATTTATTGGACTTAGCTAAGGAATTAAAGACCAAAAAACAACAGGGCAAAGTAGGCAGAGGTCTAGAAAACAGAAACATCGTTTTGTTATTTGACAAGACAAGCACACGTACTCGTTGCGCATTTGAAACAGCTTGCTTTGACGAGGGCGCAAACGTAACTTTCTTATCTAATAGTCAAATGGGCAAAAAAGAATCTCTCGAAGATACTGCAAAAGTTCTTGGTAGATTTTATGACGGTATCGAATATCGTGGTTTTGAGCAAAGAGTAGTTGAACTTCTTGCCAAACACGCAGGCGTACCAGTTTGGAATGGTTTAACCGACCAATATCACCCCACACAAGTTCTTGCCGACGTTATGACAATAAGAGAATTTGTTGACAAACCCCTAAATCAAGTTAAATTAGTATACGTAGGCGACGCTCGTAATAATATGGGCAACAGCCTTATGATAATTTGCGCAAAACTCGGTATGCACTTTGTAGGACTTGCTCCTAAGGAATTATTCCCTAGCCAAGACTTAGTAAATCAAATGAAAGACCTTTGCAAACAAACCGGCGGTAGCGTTACCTTAACAGACAATGTCGAAGAAGGCGTAGCTGGCGCAGACGTGCTTTATACCGACGTTTGGGTATCTATGGGCGAAGAAGCTCAATACGAGCAACGTATTAAATTGCTTGAACCTTATAGAGTAACTATGGATATGTATAAGAAGACTGGCAACAAGAATTGTATCTTCTTACATTGTCTACCTTCTTTCCACGACCTAGAAACCTCAGTTGGCAAAGATATATTTGAAAAATATGGTCTAAAAGAAATGGAAGTTAGCGACGAAGTTTTCCGTTGTGAAAATAGTAAAGTATTTGACGAAGCCGAAAACCGTATGCACACTATTAAAGCTATTATGGTAGCTACAATAGACGGGGGCAGAAAAAGAGTATGA
- the arcC gene encoding carbamate kinase, which yields MKLVVALGGNALGSTPTQQKELVINTAKAIVDLIEQGHSVVVTHGNGPQVGMINSVFETANKVDNSTPIMPFPECGAMSQGYIGYHLQNALQTELKRRNIVRSAVAVVTQVIVNKDDSGFTNPTKPIGAFVDKQKAEILERENGYIMKDFGAQGFRRVVASPLPIDIVEKDVISTLINSNCIVITVGGGGIPVIEQDGKYVGVPAVIDKDFASALLAKIISADKLVILTAVDKVSINFGKPNQVDLDVLTVSQAEKLMAEGQFGKGSMLPKVSSALSFVKGSDKQAVIANLEKTALALAGKSGTVITE from the coding sequence ATGAAACTTGTCGTAGCGCTCGGGGGTAATGCTCTTGGCAGTACTCCTACTCAACAAAAGGAACTTGTAATTAATACCGCAAAGGCAATAGTCGACCTAATCGAACAAGGACACAGCGTAGTTGTCACTCATGGTAACGGTCCGCAAGTAGGTATGATAAATAGCGTATTTGAAACGGCTAATAAGGTTGATAACTCTACGCCGATAATGCCTTTTCCCGAATGTGGGGCAATGAGTCAAGGTTATATAGGCTATCATTTACAAAACGCTCTACAAACCGAACTTAAAAGAAGGAATATTGTTCGTTCGGCAGTAGCGGTAGTTACCCAAGTTATTGTAAATAAAGACGACTCGGGCTTTACTAACCCAACTAAACCAATCGGCGCATTTGTCGACAAACAAAAGGCTGAGATACTCGAAAGGGAAAACGGCTATATTATGAAGGACTTTGGAGCGCAAGGTTTTCGTAGAGTTGTAGCTTCGCCACTACCAATCGATATAGTTGAAAAAGACGTTATATCTACTTTAATCAACTCAAATTGCATAGTAATTACAGTTGGCGGAGGCGGTATTCCGGTAATCGAACAAGACGGCAAATATGTTGGCGTACCAGCAGTAATAGACAAAGACTTTGCAAGCGCTTTACTTGCTAAGATTATTTCTGCCGACAAGCTTGTTATACTTACCGCAGTTGACAAGGTAAGTATAAACTTTGGCAAGCCTAATCAAGTTGACCTTGACGTTTTAACCGTTTCGCAAGCCGAAAAATTAATGGCTGAGGGGCAGTTTGGCAAGGGAAGTATGCTTCCTAAGGTAAGTAGCGCCTTATCATTTGTAAAAGGTAGCGATAAGCAAGCTGTAATTGCCAATCTTGAAAAAACAGCGCTTGCTCTTGCGGGTAAGAGCGGAACAGTCATTACAGAATAG